AACAACTGCTTGATCCCCTGGGTAAGGTCCTCCGGACCGTTGAACGTTCCAGTTCCTGAGATTTCGGCAGTAGGACGGCTTACGTGTCTAGGGAAGATGTCGTTGAGGCTGTTGTTTCTCTGCGGTGGGACAGCATACTTGACGTGTTGAATTAGATCTTGGAACTCCTCCGAAGCTTCACCAAGTCTACTTCTCGGGGTTTTTCAAAAAAGTCTCTCTCTCGGGCTTGTGGGTCTTCAAAGGGTTTGGGCTTTAAGCCCTCAGTTGGGCTTTTTCGAAGGGCTGGTTTTCTGGCGGGCCTAAGGCTTAAAAGGTGTAAATTTATTCCAAGTCGGGTTGGGGCAAACACGCATAAGCCCATGGCCGAGGGGGCTGTTGTGAAGCCGAGGCCTATGTTGTCGCTGGTTCCTTGTGAGGCTATGAGGCGGGTTTCGAATCTGGGTTCGAGCATGAGGTTGGGTAATGTTCAGAACCCTCTCTTTCTTCAGCGACCTCGGCGGCGTCTGCTCTTGCATGGTCTCGGCAGAATGGGAGTCGGCCGGACCTTACCTTGCTTACTTCTCAAGCAATGGTGatgggttctctctctctatcgctTGAGCTTTTGCTCTCCTATCAACACAAGGTTAAGTTCCCTCCTTTCGCTGGGATCTATTCTACTACTTCGTCAGAGGCTTCTCCTCTGGTGATTCCGGTCGCTAAGGAAAAGGTGGTTCTGTGTGGTGGGCTTGCTCCGAAGTTGGCTTCTGCCCAGGATTCGAGTCTGGGTTCGTGTCCTAGCATGGGTCGTGGTCAAGGCCCTCTCTTCCCGAATTCGTCGCAGGTGGACTCTTTTAGTGGGTTTAATTGGGCTTTGTCTCCTCCTAGACCATTCTCCTCAATGGTTGATTGTTCTCCCCAGTTTCTACTTGGGATGTCTTGGAGGGATCAACAGTGCAAGTTGGGTGAGAATTCGAAGGGGGATGGTCTGGAGGGTGGGATTGTTCACACCAAGGCAGTGCAAGATGCTAAGTTGTGTTTTCGCAAGATGGGGATTTCTTTTATGGGGTCTGAGGAAAGTTTTCTAGATTTCTTGACATTGGTGGATGAGGAGCAGAACTTGGTATCTACttctaagaaaaaaatgaatagaaaggtcaagaatttagaatgctcgatcaatttcgatgctaggggtgTGGGATCTAGCAGGTTTAAAGGCAAGAGATTGGGGATTTAGTGTAGTTTTTCTTGGGTTTGTTCGGGGTTTCTTTTTTTGctctctattttttcttttgttttggtgtcctttttgtatactccgtgtATGCTttggggcgcctttacgctttttatgcTATTTCGttatttacctatcaaaaaaaaaaaaaacaatataaggCTGGGGCACGCAATCCTTCTTTGGGAAAAGATACAAAATTAGGGCAATAAGATAGATCAATCTGCAAGGTGACTAAATCATGTTCATAATTTTCTGGAACGGTAAGAGATTCCAGATTGCTACACCCTTTGATTTTGATGTTATAAAGCTTTGGAGATAAATCTAATGGAAAGCACTTGAGAGAACCACAATTCCACAAACACAATTTTTCAAGGGATGAATGGTCCAAGTGTGTTGAGAGCTCCAACTTCTTACATTCGGAAATATAAAGGATTTTTATTGAAGAGGGAGGACCATCCTTTGGAAGGGACATAAGTGAAGAACACTTATAGATTTTTAACTCTTGAAGACTGTCGTTGGAGTCTATCATTCCTTTCGGTAAGGACTCTAGGGCATTAAATCCTTTAATTACGATCTTCTCCATTCCAATTGGCAATTCCTTTAATAGCATCTCATTACAATCGCTGAACTCCAATTCACGAATAGTAGGAGTCAATGGGAGTGGAGTCACCAACTGCGGACATTTAATAAAATCAAGTTTGgataaagaagaaagatggaCTGGCAACCCTCCTGTTAGCTTAGTACAGTTCCTAATATAAAGCTTCTCAAGTTGAGGAAAAGCTCCACCTCCATTTTCATCACCAAAAGAAACCCATTCCTCCCACTTTGGCATCTCCATCAACCAAAGAACTTTAAGGGCACCAAATGGCTTAACTGAAGAAGAACCACTGCCACAAAAGTCATGTCCCACTCTAACAACTTCATCAAACCCAACAATAGAGAGGTTTTGCAGAGAGGGTAGTTGCCCAAGCGGTGGCAAGCTGCTGCAATATTTACAGCTTTCTAGATAAAGAGATGCTACATTAGAGAATGAAGGGTGCCCTACCTAATCTAAAAAGCTTTTACCACCGTAGGATTGGATAGTGAGACTTTTCAAGTTTGTATGAGGTTGGAGACTATCGAGTACAAttctttgactttttgaaaaattattaccATATTTCCATCTCAATACCAACTCTTCGAGATATTTTTTATCCCTTAAGCTTGTTACATTCAGAACATTAGTAGAAGATTCAATATTTTGAAGCTCAAATATTGAAAGTGATCCCCGAAGATTTGTGAGTTTTCCTAACTCTCCAATGCACAACCCACTACCTTTGCCGACGATAAATGTATTCAACATCTGGAGGCATTTTTGTCTACCAAGTTGTATTGGCATCTCTTTTATGAGAGTTCCGATAGTATCAAGATGTCGTAAATTAATGAGTTTCCACACATCTCTTGGCAATGAAGAGAGCACTCTacaatttaataaaatcaatGTTTGTAAATTGCACAACTTACATAGACAATTGGGCAATATTTTCACATTAGTGAAAGAAAGGTCTAAGTAACATAGATATTTAAATTTGCCAATTGAATCTGGCAATTCAGTAATGTTCTCATAGTTCAACATAGAAAGCACCCGTAAGCATCTTAATGTCGGCAACAAATCATGTACTACTTTTTTAGTCAAGTAGTAGAAGGGCCCATTCAAACCTATCATATCAAAATGTAGGAAACTGTGCAACCTTTTAGCCTTGTGAAGGGTTTCAAATTTCTTCAAGCTATGAAActcttgtttggaaaaataGGACATGTGGCGAGTATTGTTTACAATGTCGTGAGAACAATCATCCTCCAACcttataataaaatttcaagATATAGATTTTGCTAAATCGCTTACAAGATCATGCATTACAAAACATAACTTGTCGTCACTTGATTTTTGGAATAATGATCTTGATTCTAGAATGACAAAATACTCATTACCAACTTcttccattgttttgtttttggattgctGGAGGAAACCTTCTGCCATCCATAACATGATTAATTGGTCTTTCTTGAAAGCATAATCCTTTGGGAATATTGAACAATAAGCAAAGCATCGCTTTAAATGCAAAGAGAGATATTTGTAACTTAATCTTAGAGCAGGAAGAATGCCCATCTCATCAATTGATAATTCactattcaatattttatctcatTCATCAACATCTGGTTTAGATCTTAATAGAGCACCAATTGTCTTGACTGCTAATGGAACGCCTCCGCACTTTTTGATGACTTTTCTACCTATTACTTCTAACTCTCCATGTGCATTAGAGTTGTTATCATGGAATGCATGTTTTGTAAATAGTGACCAGCAATCTTCTTCTGGTAACTCCATTAGACGATGAGACATTGCTCTAGCAGTTGATACAACACGATCACTACGTGTTGTTACAATGACCTTACTTCCTTGTGCCCCATATTTGAAGGGTTTGCATAGTGTCTCCCAGTGAACATAAGTCTCATTCCAAACATCATCTAAAACAAGTAGAAACTTCTTTCCCGTTAAACACTCCTTTAGTCTAAGTTGAAGCTGATTTAATTTAGATATTTAATATGAGAAATTGACGAAGTTACTGCCTCCAGAATTGTTTTCGTTACCTTGAACACGTCAAATTCTTCTGAAACATTAACCCATGCATCAATGTTAAAGTGCTCCTTCACCTTGTCGTTATTATATACAGACCGAGCAAGGGTGGTCTTGCCAATTCCCCCCATGCCAACTATGGCAATTATACACATCTCATTGCTGCTTACATCATCTGAGTGCAAAATTTTGAATGATTGCTTCCTTTTCATCATTCCTACCACAAATATCAAATTCTTCAACTAAAAAAGTTGTGGGCAATCTTTCAGATAATTTACCTCCAACACCTTCTTTCAGACCTATAAGGTCCTTTTGTTGTGCTAGAGATTCTAGTCTGCCAAGTATCTCTTTTATCTTTGGCTCTATTTGTTGGacaaaagaattacaaaaagcAAACATGGATAACTTTCGTACCTTGCTTGCAGTGGATTGAAATTCAGCATCCAACTTGCTTATCAAGGCTTCAGTAGCAATCTCATCCAAGACGTCCTCTGCATCATAGATTGCATCTTTCAGCTCCTCAAGCCACTCTTTCACAGCAGGCTTCGTAGCTTGCATCTCCTCCGCATCTTCAAACACTGCATTGAGGGTAAGGAATGTTGTCTTCAACTTCTTTAGGAGTCCATCAGAGAATTTTTGTCGTCGAAAGAAGTCAACGAACTCCCCGGATGCCAATCTTTTGAAAAACACTtggagaaagggagagagaaaaattgttgcaaTCTCAGCCATGCTTTCTTCTTTGGAAATGAAGGAAGGGGAATGCAAAATGCAGAGCAAAAACAGACAGGAAAGTGTGTTTTGGTTTAACAAAGAAGAAGTGGAGTTATATTGATCGTACAGCCAAAAGAAAAGGTTTCTAGCTTttgtttctttccttctctttagataatgaaaaagagagagctTTGGATTCCGTTGGTGGATTGAATATGGCCAATTGTGGTGGACTCCACAACATCTcactaaatcaaaaaaaaatatcaaataaaaatgaaagcagGAAAACAACCAAGTCTTTGTTATCGTCTCAAGTCTgttgaaatgaaaattttcaacatTTGATCCCCaaagatgaaagaaagaaacttcATGGACACTTCCTTTGAAAAAGAATAGGCCCGGGGGCATTTAGAGCGGTGAACGTAAGTGTTTAACACAGAACCACCCGTAATTCTttctgtcttttctttttcttactttcgCTATAATTCtcgtattttatatttatacacaaatctctTATTAATCAATTACAACGTAATCACATGAAACAATATTTCAATATTAATAGCTTCCTTAATAGCCTCATTGATGATCAAACTGTTAAGAGTTCTTCAGAATCTTTGGACAATGAAACAATATTTCAATAGAACACTCTGTTTTGgtttaaacaaaatattaattccaAAATCAATATTGTAAATGATTGATATTCTCTTATTCCTTGAAAATTGTAGTACTGCTACTCTAAAGTCTAAAATAGGCTTAATTTGCTTAAACATAAAAAAGAGATCTAATCAACCAATTAATGGTAGCTATAATGTCTAAGGCTATTCGGGCAAGGGTGTAAACAAGATTATTCTGATCGGTTAACGGCGACGGCCGTGGTTGGCAGTAAAGTGGAAAAATACTGCTATGCTTTGCAATATCTTTATTGACAGTATGTAAGACTATTTATACACAAGCAGTACAGATCAATCCCATGTATCGTGGGATTGTTTCTTAATTACACATAattacaaatttgaaatttgaatgttATTCCTTTGATGGTGGATTGATAGCTTCCTTGGAGGGATGCTTTCCTTGCATGCCTTTTCCTTATCTGCATAATGTAATAATGCAGAGGCGTTGATTGCAGGGCTAGAGAGTAATGCGGCAGAAACTTTCCTTATTGAATATCCATCATGAGTTGGCTCCTGGACACGAGGTGGATCCTGGGATGTCATTTCCTTATTTGCAATGGTTGAGGTGCTGTCAGCAGATATGATCTTAATAGGCCCCCTCAATCTAAGCGGAATATCCAAGACGCTAAGATTGGTCCGAAGAGTAGTAAACCGATGGGAGACAAGGGGTTTGGTGAAAATATCAGCCCTTTGATCCTTGGTGGAGATGAAGCGGACCACTAAGTTTTTGAAGGCAACTTTGTCatgaacaaaatgaaaatcaatctCTATGTGCTTTGTGCGCGCATGAAACATAGGATTAGCAGTGAGATAAGTAGCTCCAAGGTTATCACACCAAAGTGTTGGTGGATGAGATAAAAAAATTCCCAGTTCTTTTAAGAGAGATTGAAGCCATTGTAGTTCAGCAGTGGCATTGGCTAAAGAGCGATACTCTGCTTCAATGCTGGACCGTGAGACGGTGGCTTGTTTGCGGGAGCTCCAAGAGATTAAGTTTGATCCCAAATAAATACAATAACCACCGGTGGAACGTCTATCATCAGGGCATCCAACCCAATCGGCATCGGAGTAGGCATGGAGTTGTGGAGAGGACTGTCGGCAAATGAAGAGACCATGAAATAAGGTGTGCTTCAAATAATGTAGGATCCTTTTTACTACAGTCCAATGGTTAATGGTGGGACGTTGGAGGAACTGACACACCTTGTTGACAGCAAAAGATATATCCGGCCTAGTGAGAGAGAGGTATTGCAAGGAACCAACGATGCTTCTATATAGTGAGGGATCACCAAAAGCTTCACTGTCGAAACGGGTTAAAGTAGTGGAAGAAGACATAGGTGAAGTAACGGATTTGGCATTCACCATGTTTGATCTTTTCAATAAATCCAGAATGTACTGCTTTTGAGATAAAAAGAGTCCATTGACATCATGAAGAACCTCGATATCGAGAAAGTAGTGAATGGGCCCAAGGTCTTTGACTGGAAAGTCAGATTGGAGTGCTGTGATTAATGCTGTAATGGCCTGTGAGCTGGGTCCAGTAATGAGGATGCCATCCACGTAAATAAGGATGAAAATAACAGAGGAACCATGGCCATGAATGAACAGGGAAGTGTCTGATTTTGAACCCTGAAAACCAAGCTCCAGAAGACGGGAACTGAGTTGGGAAAACCACACTCGGGATGCCTGCTTTAGACCATAGAGAGACTTCTTTAGGTGGCAGACATGATCTGGAAAAGAGGGATGCACATACCCTGGGGGCTGAATCATATAAACATGTTCCTGCAAAAAACCATGTAAGAATGCATTGGTAACATCTAGTTGCTTAATGCACCAATTTGAGGACACATCAATGGAGAGGACGGTGCGAATGGTGGTTGGCTTCACCATCGGACTAAACGTCTCGCTATATTCAATGCCCGATTGCTGGTGGAATCCCTTCGCAATTAAGCTGGCCTTGTAGcgatcaatttgaccatcagGTTTTCTTTTGACTCGAAAAACCCATTTACACCCAACCAAATTCATGGTGGGGGAGCGAGGAACTAAAGACCATGTGCCATTATGCATTAAGGCGTTGAACTCGTGGTTCATGGCCTCTCGCCAGTGAACATGCTTTGAAGCTTCTGTAAATGAGGTAGGTTCAGCTTCAGTACCTGCAGATTCAGAGAAATAAGCCTTGCGGTGAGGATAGGGTATTGTTCCATCTGTGAAGGACTTCGGCTTCTGAATATTATTTCTGGAACGAGTTTGCATCCGATGTGTGTGCACTGGAGGTGCAATTTGTGGAGAAATATGAGGCAAGGGATCCGTTGTGGGCAAGGGCGTGGCAGCAAGAATCAAACAAGGGTCAGGTGGTGGGATAGGCTGGGCAGAATGTGAACCAGCAGCTGGAGGGTCTGGTAAAGACGTTAAGGGTATTGGAGGGGCAACTATGGAAGGGGAAAATGATGGGTTGGAGATTGGAAGAAAAGGACAGATGGGAGAAGACACAGGAGGACGTGATGTGCaagagagaggaggaggagaaactgaattaaaaggaaaattatttttgtcaaaaaCGACATGCCTGGAGATGTAGATTCTGCTAGAAGGAAGATGTAAACAGCGATAGCCTCTATGTTGAAGGCTATACCCGAGGAAAACACAGAGTTTGGAGCGGAAATCAAGTTTGTTGGTGTTGTATGGACGGAGATGAGGCCAGCAAGCACACCCAAagactttgagaaaaaaatactgCTATGCTTTGCAATATCTTTATTGACTGTATGTAAGACTATTTATACACAAGCAGTACAGATCAATCTCATGTATCGTGGGATTGTTTCTTAATTACACATAattacaaatttgaaatttgaatgttATTCCTTTGATGGTGGATTGATAGCTTCCTTGTAGGGATGCTTTCCTTGCATGCCTTTTCCTTATCTGCATAATGTAATAATGCAGAAGTGTTGATTGCAGGGCTAGAGAGTAATGCGGCAGAAACTTTCCTTGTTGAATATCCATCATGAGTTGGCTCCTTGACATGAGGTGGATCCTGGGTTGTCATTTCCTTATTTGCAATGGTTGAGGTGCTGTCAGCAGATATGGTCTTAATAGGCAGTGACCAAAGCTTTTTCTGCGAATGTGTCCATCAGGGAAGACCTCATCACAGCTGAAGTACTCCTCGTAAGACTCTGCACTTCCGGCTACGTCCTTCATGTCACCTTGAGCTAGGCGAAAAAGGCCGATATTAAACTTGTCGATTGCATCCGGACAACTACCGACGACACAGTCCCCATACTCGTTACTACAATCGTTGAGCATGCCCTTCAGAACTGGATCACTTGCCTGCCCAACCATATTTTCCACTTGGGCAAAAGTTTCATTGGGGTTTGTTTGCACAACTCGCAACATATATGATGCGAGCAAGGCCTTTCACGTCGGCGCTGGCGCTGCCCGGGTCCGACCTCAAAGTCGACATGCAAAAGACAGGACTGTACAGCTTAACGTCATAAAAGTTGGAGCTAACAAAAGTCGTAAGGTGAGCACCCCTACGGATCTCCCTCCATTTTGGTGCACCGTCATAGAATATTCACAAAAGATCGATATTAGTTTCATATTCCTATATCTCTCTCTTCTACAATACTTTAAAAGTGTTTTAGTTGAGTTAACCAAAACAGCTACTGTCTGAATTTCATTTACAGAAAAAATTCAAGTGCATCTAAACATGTTCATAATCAAAATCGAAAATTGAAAAATCCCATCTCTACACATAATCAAACTCATCCTATCGATTGAAACAGACTTCATCTGCTGCATATCCTTATCTCAGAACATCATCTGTTGAGGAGCTATCATTCACGAGTACCAGTTTGAGTTAATTGATAAGTGGGATACTTTTGAATGAGTTGTTGATTAAGTGGACTGTGTGTTGTATATTGTATCTACAAAAGCAAATGGCACATGTCTACATTATTTAGCACTTTCTAATCTTCCCCTGTTTAATACTTTAATTGCCTCTGTTTTGACCACCACGAGCAGAGTCCTTTTTGCTATCACCAAGTACAAGAAATGGTGCATGTCTACATTACTCAGCATCTTCTcgatacaaattttaattaaaactcACCTTTAAACACCGGCTTGGAAGGAAAAAGTGCTTAAGAGCCATATGCATTGTTAAGATTAAACTTAACCTATATGAGACATAAAGATCGTAATATACCACCACGCTT
Above is a genomic segment from Alnus glutinosa chromosome 12, dhAlnGlut1.1, whole genome shotgun sequence containing:
- the LOC133852593 gene encoding putative disease resistance protein At3g14460; this encodes MPIQLGRQKCLQMLNTFIVGKGSGLCIGELGKLTNLRGSLSIFELQNIESSTNVLNVTSLRDKKYLEELVLRWKYASLYLESCKYCSSLPPLGQLPSLQNLSIVGFDEVVRVGHDFCGSGSSSVKPFGALKVLWLMEMPKWEEWVSFGDENGGGAFPQLEKLYIRNCTKLTGGLPVHLSSLSKLDFIKCPQLVTPLPLTPTIRELEFSDCNEMLLKELPIGMEKIVIKGFNALESLPKGMIDSNDSLQELKIYKCSSLMSLPKDGPPSSIKILYISECKKLELSTHLDHSSLEKLCLWNCGSLKCFPLDLSPKLYNIKIKGCSNLESLTVPENYEHDLVTLQIDLSYCPNFVSFPKEGLRAPALYCFFFF